tccccgctaccttttggcatcaaaaaaatttttttcatttttttcaaaattccgagatataggcgttggaaggatttgatctagagacaggggagtggtgccatatgaaagcttatattctcagctacccgaaagtggtataatccggtttttcgatttttttcaaaattccgagaaaatcgtgtttgaaagttggggtaaattttttttttcgaaaaatccccgaatctttgaacgctcctggaagctaagccgcttgagagcaatttttgggagtgatgccaaatgatagcttgtgtcatgggcctacgctttgcacattgtcagatttttaaaaaatcgctttgcatgttaaaccgccacatcatgcctattttttcagaatcgggcttaactttttttttacctttaagttctcgtggtttgagaacgcgtttacctacagggatggaagttgtacccaaatgtaggttagagtccccgctaccttttggcatcaaaaaaatttttttcatttttttcaaaattccgagatataggcgttggaagttggggcgctcactttcagctcagctcaaatgagctaagctatggtacctagctcaaatttgagctgagctgtgagctgagctgaaatgttagctttttgcaaccctggcaacttgccacacgcaacttgccacatacaacttgccacatgcaacttgccacatgcaacttgccacatacaacttgccacatgcaacttgccacatgaaacacgTAACTtcctacgtgttgtgtgttttatgtttgccgtactgtggcgtactgcatttttaaatactaaagtactgcgtactctaaaggtgaaacgacagccctgctacccagggtgatcgcgtcataatccctttgacattcttgtcaaaaagtaaattttcatacccaccctcccataagaagtataacttcaaaaatatacaaaccCACATATGTATaaacagggttgtaaaaaaatcaattgaaaaaaaaaatgcatttgaaattaaaaaaatatttattttaaggccgtgtgtgaattgcgttaaatagttaaatcttgtaaaatttttgacactattgaggtgaataaaaaattttcagctgtcaaaaGTTTAACGAGCAATTGGGTGtgtgaattaaattaaattttttacgagggttaagttttttcttcataaagttCTTTTGTTCGTCATCTTCATAAAGTTCTTTTATTCGACAgataaatttttctttattgagACATTGTACCAGCACCAAGCAAAAGCGTAAATAGAACTTTTATTTGTTCCAAACAGgcttgtaaaagaatgcaatcttttgtgaatgcagtcattgccattcagttacacaattccaacaaaagattgcattcattgacttacacttgagacttagacttcaaattttgcaatcaccaatcattttccatgaaatgattgcaatctttttttttccccaatcaattgactgcattcaaatgattgcagtcttttgggactgcatgcagtctttgcattctttttgcaatctttccattccttggcagtctttgcattccttggcagtcttttgcattcatttgcattccttggcagtcttttgcattcatttgcagtcttttgcattcatttgcattcttttgaattcttttgaattcttttgcattcttttgcattctttttgcattcttttgaattcttttgcattcttttgcattcttttgcattcttttgcattcttttgaattcttttgcattcttttgcattcttttgcattcttttgaattcttttgcattcttttgcattcttttgcattcttttgaattcttttgcattcttttgcattctttttgcattcttttgccacacccacaccaaacgtatgggtttcacaaaaattttaacatttttttagttcaaggatgaatttgatagttttaagaattaagttcaactatagtatcattgtctatgcaggagtaatagtacagtcaaataaAGTGAAAAAGGGGTAAGCCTCGAAATGAaatctaataataatattttttttgcttaatatcttcgttttggcattctataacttacctcaaaaatctcatgttcggaggtcgtgatttttaaggccaaaccacaaaattaagattttggaaataagcaataatagacaatggtattattcaatgatgaaaaaaaaactaaaatccaggaaatctgacgtctctaaaaaaaagttttaactctttttcatctttcaacctatattatcaaaacacttgcaaacttactaccaaaaaacatttaaaaattatggtagagtaaccaaattttgcatgaaggcttttatatccattaatcattaacaatcataacaaaaacatatctctgaaatcatgtatcatatgtttatataataccattgtggtttggccttaaaaatcacgacctccgaacatgagatttttgaggtaagttatagaatgccaaaacgaagatattaagcaaaaaaaatattattattagaattcattccgaggcatacccctttttcactgtatttgactgtactattactcctgcacagacaatgatactatagttgaacttaattcttaaaactatcaaattcatccttgaactaaaaaaatgttaaaatttttgtgaaatccatacgtttggtgtgggtgtggcaaaagaatgcaaaaagaatgcaaaagaatgcaaaagaattcaaaagaatgcaaaagaatgcaaaagaattcaaaagaatgcaaaagaatgcaaaagaattcaaaagaatgcaaaaagaatgcaaaagaatgcaaaagaattcaaaagaattcaaaagaatgcaaatgaatgcaaaagactgcaaatgaatgcaaaagactgccaaggaatgcaaatgaatgcaaaaggctgccaaggaatgcaaagactgccaaggaatggaaagattgcaaaaagaatgcaaagactgcatgcagtcccaaaagactgcaatcatttgaatgcagtcaattgattgggaaaaaaaaaagattgcaatcatttcatggaaaatgattggtgattgcaaaatttgaagtctaagtctcaaatgtaagtcaatgaatgcaatcttttgattgaagtcattaaagattgcattcaaaaaagattgcaatcttttacaactctggtTCCAAACCATGCTGGATCTTTTTGTCTTATCAGgattaaaacctattttatAACCAAATTCTTTTGCAGCCGAGATTTATGAATGGTCTGGCGCATCATAGGTATCAGAAGtcagttgttgttgtaattaTTGAGTTCATTAAACAGGTACATGGTACACATAACAcatacatacagggtgtccggtagaaaatggataagcctaaaatggctgataggtgcacttttgactgttctgaaaccgaatagaaaaagtttctatcgcaaccagtttagaaaatattagctttttttcgttcagtgtacttttaatttcatcatcttacgttttctttaaccacaaccacgaatgaatgaattttataaatttcttatttttataattttctacaataattggctccctacataagaagttaaaagttttaacaactgttgcatcttttctttaaaaaaaatttgaaattagtttttgatgcaaaatgtaaaaaaaaatattttatgaaaattttcaaacacctgtggtataaaaaaaatccataggaacgtaggtggccaacttttttaaaaatatgcgcgtccaaaggggattgcagaatggtaaaagtttttatcaaatctagagttactaggaagttattggtaccaaagtacaaaaaaagcctattattttaataaattattttaactgtaaaatcttaagtttttcacattgctgccacaaatgcatggattccatcagtttttttaatcagtcatattttacaattattcttcttacacataactactaaaaaaaaaatgttataaccgTTGGATAATggctatttaaaaattatttaacttttttttactgcaaagtagaaaaaaaattttttgtttgctaattCGCTAAtaagtttaaaagataaaataagaggtggctcacaatattaactgtaaattaaattgcatctaaCAAATATTGGATATTTTTCGTAGCCCAATAACATTgggaattgaacaaaaattcgaaaacatTGCAACATTTTCAATGCATTGGGCCAAAGGGaccgaaaatctcaatttttctttaaaacgagaTCATTAAGAATTCAAAGCTCAAAACAAGCTGTCCCGATGCACAATTGTATGCCCATGCTTAAACTgagcaaacaattttttttttctactttgcattaaaaaaaagttaaattattttttttatagccattgttcaacggttataacatttttttcagtagttatgtgtaagaagaataattgtaaaatatgactgattaaaaaaactgatggaatccatgcatttgtggcagcaatgtgaaaaacttaagattttacagttaaaataatttaataaaagataaagaattttcttatactcatatattatataatatatgagtataagaaaattctttatcttttattaaatttaaagactcatatagtttccaaaaaaagtaattttttacttattcaaatttaaaataatttattaaaataataggctttttttgtactttggtaccaataacttcctagtaactctagatttgataaaaacttttaccattctgcaatcccctttggacgcgcatatttttaaaaaagttggccacctacgttcctatggattttttttataccacaggtgtttgaaaattttcataaaatatttttttttacattttgcatcaaaaactaatttcaaattttttttaaagaaaagatgcaacagttgtaaaaacttttaacttcttatgtagggagccaattattgtagaaaattataaaaataagaaatttataaaattcattcattcgtggttgtggttaaagaaaacgtaagatgatgaaatttaaagtacactgaacgaaaaaaagctaatattttctaaactggttgcgatagaaactttttctattcggtttcagaacagtcaaaagtgcacctatcagccattttaggcttatccattttctaccggacaccctggaTATACACCCACATctggaacaaaataaaaagcttcAGGATAATCAATTCAAGCGTCAAAGCCAAGAGAGGGAAATTCATCGCAGTTGACTTGGAGAAGCATGTTGAAACTCTTAACAAAGAAAATCAGAGGACTAAACGAAAGCATACAACGAAGTGCAGATGATTTGGAACGTTTGATTGAAACCACGTCAATTCTTATTGTTTATTCTCTGCCTTTTTGCTGACATGATACTCCTGAAAAACTGTATATGAATTGATTTACAATgcacaaaataacaaaaccatgtgcaaaaaaaatttaacttcgaTTAACCGGCTCCCAGAGGCCATTAATGTTTTGACAgctgaaaatgttttattcacctcactagtgttaaaaattttacaagatttaactatttaacgcaattcacacacggcctaaataaaaaaaattgcattaaaaaaatatttattggaactgaaaaaaatttgcattaaataaaatttgtattgtaactgaaaaatacttgaattctaaaaaaacataaaatatttattgcaaagaaaaaaaaatttaattttgcattgaaaaaaaatttattgcagctaaaatatatttgcatttaaaataaaattttgcattgaaaaaaaaaaatttagtaaataaaaatttttttgaaaggcaGAGAATATTACCGCAATTAGTCTTGGAAAGCAAGGGGTAAGaataaaattctgattttttaaaattatcatttaaatattttagggGTTGCCGTTctgttacaaaaaatatttttttttttttttaatcaatttgttAGAAAACTTCTTCTACCACTTTAACGTTGGAAAATTTTCCTTCACTCTTTTATcacttttttcctttaataatataaaaaatctgtggaatttttgttcaaaaaaattataattttaattcaaagattcaaaaaaatattcaaaagcaattttttttattggcttcacgaaataaaatcaattatttggcaaaaacttttttcaagacAACTCCCTCATATGGCATCAATACTATTTTCCTAACATCAACACTTTctctgtaagaaaaaaataaaaaaaaaaacaataggtatTAAATTAATATCTTAATAATATGATAaacaaaatatagaaattaCCCAAGGTAACGAGGAGAATGGTCTGTCAATAAGACATACTCATAAATATATTCTTTCGGATCAGTTGAAACTGCCACTGGCCTaactttttggacttttttgCCCATATTTAACAAAATACGATATTCTTCACCAACGGTAGaactgtcaaaaaaccaataaaaagttattctagTACCTACTGATGGCAACTCTTCTTCAACTCACCGAACAATCAAAAATACATCATCATTAATAGCTCCATAAATAAATCCTCCATCATCTTTAAATGCCTTAAAAGCTTTAGTTTGTCTCAATCTCTGCATTCCTTTGTAAATGTTCAAAGAACTCCTTGGCACTCCTCGTTGCAATTTAacattgacagttttataatcaCGATGAACTGGCATCCAAGTTTTGGAAGAATTCGAAAATCCTGCTGAAACTTCATCGTTCCATTGCATTGGTGATCTACCAAAAGTTCGGAATTCCCTAAATGGACAGTCAACAAATGAGCAATTGTCATTAATATTACTCATTCCAATTTCTTCaccctaaacaaaaaaaatatcaaatttcatTCTACTATGTCAAACGAAAATTgcaaacttacataataattgaCAGAAGCACCTGGAAATGCCCCAACCAACATTTGAATCAAATCCTTTTTCTCATATCCCATTCGGAAAGTAACTCTTGGTCCATCGTGAGTACTTGACTATAATTCAAAATCTTCCTGAATtctgaccattttttttttgtgcagttTCTAACTTACCACCCAATTAGCCATTTTGTGATTCTTCCACATAATTGACATCCATTCGTCAGCTTTTTTCTGTACCGAAAGAGCATTTGCTGGGTCTGACAAGTCCttaattccaaaattgaaaggTAGTTGAACACCCTGATGAGTGCCATTGCCAACATATTTATCCAACATATTGATTGGAGAAAATGCTTCGGCCATTAAAATTctgaacaaaatcaaaaaaaaaaaaaataaacaacgaaTGGCAATGATGGCTACTCATTACTTACCTTGTATCACCACCATTTTTCTTTTGGTAACTGTCCATAAATTCTCTCCACTCATACAAAATCTCTACAGTTTCATTCTGATCCATTGTGTAAATGTGGTCTAATTTGCTTGTAGTATACGGACCTGGATTAACAGCTAAAGGTTCATCAGGATAGGTTCCATCGTCGCTAACCTTCTCATACATATGTGGAACAGCATCGATCCTGAAACCGTCAATACCCCGATCTAGCCAGAACTTCAAAACATCCAACATAAGAGTATGGACCTTTGGATTTCTGAAATTAAAATCTGGCTGTTCTTTATAGAATTGATGCAAGTAATACTGCTGACGTTTATCGTTCCATTCCCAAATCGATCCTTCAAAAACAGCATCCTTTGAAAAGAAATATTAGGAATATTTCTAGAACGgtcatgaaataatttttacccAATTGGATGGAGGAAGTTTCTTTCCAGGATTCTTTGGATCATCTTTGCCATCAGCCCAAACATAGTAATCATCATAACCATCTTCACGATTTACCGACTTTTTGAACCATTCACATTGATCACTAGAGTGATTGGGCACAAAGTCTAAAATTATCTTAATTCCAAGTTTCTTAGCTTTCTTGATCATTTCATCAAAGTCTTGCATTGTCCCGAAGAGAGGATCAATATCGTAAAAATCAGAAATGTCATAACCCATGTCAAGCATTGGAGACTTGAAGATCGGTGACAGCCAAGTAGCTGTGATACCTATTTCCTTCAGATATTCCAGTTTCTCAGTGATACCTATACAAAGGACATTAAAAATTGGtacaaaattattcatttttagGCACTTGGTAACCCACCTTTAAGGTCACCAAATCCATCACCATCACTGTCCTTAAATGATCTTGGATAAAGGTGGTAAAAGGATGCATCCTCCCACCAATCCATTTTTACTCCCAAAGCAGTAAAACTTGATAGTGCCAGTATGGCTATAATAAGGCCGAGTTTTCCCATGTTTTAACTACTGTTTTATATTAATGTCACTTTTTGACTCCGTGGATGGTTGCTTTCCATAGTTCATTTTATACCTCTAGACATTCGGACAGTAAATTCTTTGACACTTGAAcgtctttaattaaaaaaacgataagaaaataataaagatcTAAGATTAGGTAACTTCTATCTGTTCAAGAATTCATTTTTCATGactttacaaaaaataacattgttgaaaatatggtAAATCATGTTTTGTTTATAAACAATGATGATTAGAAAACATACTCACTCATCAAGTTTCACATGCTTTGAATTCATAtggattttatataaaaactcacAAGAAACTGTTATACCAGTTTGCTAATTCATAATacttcacaaaaatattttttaaatcttctatTGGCTAAGTGTGGTACTTCAAAAATTCTCGAGTGCATCTatctttttttgataatttttttttttgtctgtggaAGGTTGATGCGC
This DNA window, taken from Episyrphus balteatus chromosome 2, idEpiBalt1.1, whole genome shotgun sequence, encodes the following:
- the LOC129910899 gene encoding maltase A2-like, giving the protein MDWWEDASFYHLYPRSFKDSDGDGFGDLKGITEKLEYLKEIGITATWLSPIFKSPMLDMGYDISDFYDIDPLFGTMQDFDEMIKKAKKLGIKIILDFVPNHSSDQCEWFKKSVNREDGYDDYYVWADGKDDPKNPGKKLPPSNWDAVFEGSIWEWNDKRQQYYLHQFYKEQPDFNFRNPKVHTLMLDVLKFWLDRGIDGFRIDAVPHMYEKVSDDGTYPDEPLAVNPGPYTTSKLDHIYTMDQNETVEILYEWREFMDSYQKKNGGDTRILMAEAFSPINMLDKYVGNGTHQGVQLPFNFGIKDLSDPANALSVQKKADEWMSIMWKNHKMANWVSSTHDGPRVTFRMGYEKKDLIQMLVGAFPGASVNYYGEEIGMSNINDNCSFVDCPFREFRTFGRSPMQWNDEVSAGFSNSSKTWMPVHRDYKTVNVKLQRGVPRSSLNIYKGMQRLRQTKAFKAFKDDGGFIYGAINDDVFLIVRSTVGEEYRILLNMGKKVQKVRPVAVSTDPKEYIYEYVLLTDHSPRYLGESVDVRKIVLMPYEGVVLKKVFAK